A portion of the Bacteroides faecium genome contains these proteins:
- a CDS encoding heparinase II/III domain-containing protein: MKKILLLLLIFVSGCTGVVAQQFDYGKIAPHPRLLLPAGGEEAIRKAIAEYPPLATVHQRIMEHCDRTLTEPPVERIKEGKRLLAISRIALKRIYYLSYAYRMTGERKYALRAEQEMLAVSRFTDWNPTHFLDVGEMVMALAIGYDWLYDSLQPDTRRVVREAIIAKGFDAAKNTRHAWFYTAKNNWNSVCNSGLAYGALALFEEIPEVSKGIIEKCMETNPKAMVGYGPDGGYPEGFGYWGYGTSFQVMLIAALESAFGTDNGLSQAPGFMESARFMQYMTAPGGDCFCFSDSPVEAECNMMMFWFAGKAKDLSLLWIERQYLDRADMPFAEDRLLPSLMVFCSQLDLKHIGKPKKNFWFSRGDTPVFIYRGGWDSKEDTYLGVKGGSPSTSHAHMDAGSFIFERDGVRWAMDLGMQSYITLESKGVDLWNMSQNGQRWEVFRLSNVAHNTLTINGERHLVESNAPITRTFESKKQKGAEVDLSSVFANSVKKAVRTVILDRKDHLEVTDRLQTGDKEAAVSWIMVTPAEAKITGKNRMELTKDGQRMLLTVDADTEVEMKTWSNVPPHEYDFRNPGTIRVGFETVIPANRAVQLKVRLIPLK; the protein is encoded by the coding sequence ATGAAGAAAATACTTTTACTATTACTCATTTTTGTATCCGGTTGCACGGGTGTAGTTGCGCAACAGTTTGATTATGGCAAGATAGCGCCTCATCCCCGGTTGTTATTACCGGCGGGAGGAGAAGAAGCCATCAGGAAAGCCATTGCGGAGTATCCCCCGTTGGCCACTGTTCACCAGCGTATCATGGAACATTGCGACCGGACACTTACGGAACCACCTGTGGAACGTATCAAAGAGGGTAAACGCCTGCTGGCGATTTCGCGCATCGCGCTGAAGCGTATCTACTACCTGTCTTACGCTTACCGTATGACGGGAGAACGGAAATACGCTCTCCGTGCAGAACAGGAGATGCTGGCCGTCAGTCGTTTCACCGACTGGAACCCCACTCATTTCCTGGATGTGGGTGAGATGGTAATGGCATTGGCTATCGGTTATGACTGGCTGTACGATTCTTTGCAGCCCGACACTCGCCGGGTGGTGCGCGAAGCAATCATCGCGAAAGGCTTCGATGCGGCAAAGAACACCCGTCATGCCTGGTTCTATACAGCCAAGAACAACTGGAATTCCGTATGTAATAGTGGATTGGCGTATGGCGCGCTGGCTCTTTTTGAAGAGATTCCGGAAGTATCGAAAGGCATCATTGAGAAATGCATGGAGACAAATCCGAAAGCGATGGTAGGTTATGGCCCCGACGGAGGTTATCCCGAAGGGTTCGGATATTGGGGGTACGGGACAAGTTTTCAGGTAATGCTCATTGCTGCGCTCGAAAGTGCTTTCGGCACAGACAATGGGCTCTCCCAAGCCCCCGGCTTCATGGAGTCTGCCCGTTTCATGCAGTATATGACGGCTCCGGGCGGAGACTGTTTCTGTTTCTCGGACTCTCCGGTAGAGGCGGAATGCAACATGATGATGTTCTGGTTTGCAGGCAAGGCAAAAGACCTTTCCCTGTTGTGGATCGAACGTCAGTATCTCGACCGGGCGGATATGCCGTTTGCCGAAGACCGTTTACTGCCCAGCCTGATGGTGTTCTGTTCGCAGCTCGATTTGAAGCATATCGGCAAGCCGAAGAAAAACTTCTGGTTCAGTCGCGGAGATACACCTGTGTTTATCTACCGTGGCGGATGGGACAGCAAGGAAGATACCTATCTGGGAGTGAAAGGGGGGTCGCCTTCTACCTCTCATGCGCACATGGATGCCGGTTCGTTTATCTTCGAGAGAGACGGGGTGCGTTGGGCGATGGACTTGGGTATGCAGAGTTACATCACGCTTGAAAGTAAGGGAGTAGACCTGTGGAATATGTCGCAGAACGGACAACGTTGGGAAGTATTCCGGCTAAGTAATGTTGCTCACAACACCCTGACGATTAACGGCGAACGGCATTTGGTAGAGAGCAATGCTCCAATCACCCGTACTTTTGAATCGAAGAAACAGAAAGGGGCGGAAGTAGACCTGTCGAGTGTGTTTGCCAACAGTGTGAAGAAAGCCGTCCGCACCGTGATATTGGATCGGAAAGACCACCTGGAAGTAACCGACCGGTTGCAGACGGGAGACAAAGAAGCTGCCGTATCCTGGATCATGGTCACTCCGGCAGAAGCCAAAATTACAGGCAAGAACCGGATGGAATTAACCAAAGACGGACAACGGATGCTATTGACGGTAGATGCCGATACGGAAGTAGAAATGAAAACCTGGTCGAACGTGCCCCCGCATGAATATGATTTCCGCAATCCGGGAACCATCCGCGTGGGCTTTGAGACGGTGATTCCTGCCAATCGTGCCGTGCAACTGAAAGTACGACTTATTCCTTTGAAGTAG
- a CDS encoding heparinase II/III domain-containing protein, giving the protein MKTILFKTIIIAFFVGTAVSCSDEDENRFRPGSTHEKPNPTEPEGGLDYSKLTADNHPRLLMNAEAFTALKAKVDANSSANLTLLHNTIMSVCNSKGMNATALTYKLDASNKRILDVSRDALLRIFTCAYAYRMTGDAKYLTKAETDMNAVCNFPDWNSKRHFLDVGEMATAVAFGYDWLYNELSAATRTKAANALLKFAFQQAQNKNWNLNFYEATNNWNQVCNGGLVCAALASYENNPSEAKDMIEKALESNKPALEVMYSPDGNYPEGSGYWCYGTLYQVLMLAALNSTLGTDNGLSDTPGFSKTAEYMLYMTGLNSKFFNYSDCAPSSTAALASWWFADKYSNPSLLYNELKMLKNGEYASCAENRLLPMIMAFANNLNLDAISAPSNKLWSGKGETPVVMVHTDWTYTDTDKYLGIKGGKAGSSHGHMDAGSFVYDAYGVRWSMDFGLQSYTTLESKLSALGGNLWDMGQNSMRWDVFRLNNLNHSTISINDARHRVNGAATLTTTINTATELGATFDLTEVVSDQAASATRTVKIVNDKDLVVMDEIKARTDKSAKVRWCMVTPAVPTVESNRIVLTNGSKVMYLTASGSVKPTYKQWSTTSENSYDQANPGTYMVGFEATVTANQTATFTTTLSPK; this is encoded by the coding sequence ATGAAAACGATTCTTTTTAAAACAATCATCATAGCTTTCTTTGTAGGAACAGCCGTTAGTTGTTCCGATGAAGATGAGAACAGATTCCGTCCGGGATCTACCCATGAGAAACCGAATCCCACGGAGCCGGAGGGCGGACTGGATTATTCCAAACTGACTGCGGACAATCATCCCCGCCTGTTGATGAATGCCGAAGCCTTCACTGCGCTGAAAGCCAAAGTGGATGCTAATTCGAGTGCCAATCTGACCTTGCTCCATAATACCATTATGAGTGTATGCAACAGCAAAGGAATGAACGCCACGGCACTGACTTATAAATTGGATGCCAGCAACAAACGTATCCTCGATGTATCCCGCGACGCGTTGCTGCGCATTTTCACCTGTGCTTATGCCTACCGGATGACCGGCGATGCCAAATACCTGACTAAAGCGGAGACGGATATGAACGCTGTCTGCAACTTTCCCGACTGGAACTCGAAACGCCACTTTCTCGATGTGGGCGAAATGGCTACGGCTGTTGCATTCGGCTACGACTGGCTCTACAACGAACTAAGTGCAGCCACCCGTACGAAAGCGGCCAACGCACTGTTGAAGTTTGCCTTCCAACAGGCGCAGAACAAGAACTGGAACCTCAACTTCTACGAAGCCACCAACAACTGGAACCAGGTTTGTAATGGCGGACTGGTCTGTGCGGCACTGGCTTCCTATGAAAACAATCCTTCCGAAGCAAAGGACATGATTGAAAAAGCATTAGAATCCAACAAACCTGCATTGGAAGTGATGTACTCTCCCGACGGCAACTATCCGGAGGGCAGCGGTTACTGGTGTTACGGCACGCTTTATCAGGTATTGATGCTTGCCGCCCTCAACAGTACGCTCGGCACGGATAACGGGCTTTCCGATACACCGGGATTCTCCAAAACGGCAGAGTATATGCTGTATATGACAGGCTTGAACAGCAAGTTCTTTAATTATTCCGACTGTGCCCCCTCCTCTACTGCGGCATTGGCTTCGTGGTGGTTTGCCGATAAATACAGTAATCCATCCTTATTATATAATGAGCTGAAAATGTTGAAGAACGGCGAATACGCTTCCTGTGCCGAAAACCGCCTGTTGCCGATGATTATGGCGTTTGCCAATAATCTGAATCTGGACGCAATCTCCGCTCCTTCCAATAAACTATGGAGTGGAAAAGGGGAAACGCCCGTAGTGATGGTACATACCGACTGGACGTACACCGATACGGATAAATACCTCGGAATCAAAGGTGGCAAGGCAGGTTCGAGCCACGGACACATGGATGCCGGTTCGTTTGTGTACGACGCGTATGGAGTGCGCTGGTCAATGGATTTCGGTCTGCAAAGTTATACAACGCTCGAGTCGAAATTGTCAGCTTTGGGTGGTAATCTTTGGGATATGGGACAGAACTCGATGCGTTGGGATGTATTCCGCCTGAATAACTTGAATCATAGCACGATTTCAATCAACGACGCCCGTCACCGGGTAAATGGGGCGGCTACACTGACTACTACTATCAATACCGCTACGGAATTGGGAGCCACTTTCGATCTGACTGAAGTAGTGTCCGATCAGGCGGCGTCCGCTACCCGTACCGTGAAAATCGTGAACGATAAAGATTTAGTAGTCATGGATGAGATCAAGGCGAGAACAGATAAATCCGCCAAAGTGCGCTGGTGTATGGTGACGCCTGCCGTTCCGACGGTGGAAAGTAACCGCATTGTACTAACGAACGGAAGCAAAGTGATGTATCTCACAGCCAGCGGAAGCGTGAAGCCTACCTACAAGCAATGGAGTACCACCAGTGAGAACTCTTATGACCAGGCTAATCCGGGCACCTATATGGTCGGCTTTGAAGCAACGGTCACCGCCAATCAGACCGCCACATTTACCACAACCCTGTCCCCTAAATAA